The following are from one region of the Dreissena polymorpha isolate Duluth1 chromosome 2, UMN_Dpol_1.0, whole genome shotgun sequence genome:
- the LOC127869983 gene encoding uncharacterized protein LOC127869983: protein MGSIYGRPDSVNKDFRPKDRPIQNFPDYLRYVAERSKAGFDKVHEEFHKIFDDTSWKKEKRPDSKTLIYATRPGLRDRLSGNFKKNFRWTAGSSLPKEESFLSYIPEEDCSDENEIKVSATMSASIVEKSSTVFNFDEEEPLAVEKSVKMKPPINARYSAQAKSNVMDRCGDTHKSNLRLNKGMSDQILTLNAHHTVSAPMPCNSNQYLKMDGVYTKPNNEEDYACMFKDRDYQSGDFVNVHFDYENIPNDLTEIDNKPICGPTKSLSPDYINIKSIRPVPNKRPTVASRPERTYDVPPAHIRSYLSEILD, encoded by the exons ATGG GTTCTATTTACGGGCGCCCTGACAGTGTTAATAAGGATTTCAGGCCAAAAGAT AGACCGATTCAGAATTTTCCGGACTACTTGAGATATGTAGCTGAGCGTTCGAAAGCCGGCTTTGACAAAGTCCACGAGGAATTTCATAAAATCTTTGACGATACATCGTGGAAGAAAGAAAAACGACCAGACTCAAAGACACTGATCTATGCTACTCGTCCTGGGTTACGAGACAGACTGTCTGGAAATTTTAAGAAAAACTTCAGGTGGACCGCAGGCAGTAGTTTACCGAAGGAAGAATCGTTCTTAAGTTACATTCCGGAGGAAGATTGTTCTGACGAAAATGagatcaaagtatccgcaacaaTGTCTGCGTCAATTGTAGAAAAATCATCGACAGTCTTTAACTTTGACGAGGAAGAACCATTGGCAGTAGAGAAAAGCGTTAAGATGAAACCTCCAATCAACGCGAGATATAGTGCACAAGCGAAGTCAAATGTAATGGACCGCTGTGGTGATACTCATAAAAGTAATCTGCGTCTTAACAAAGGCATGTCCGATCAAATTCTTACGTTAAATGCACATCATACTGTAAGTGCACCTATGCCTTGCAATTCAAACCAATATCTGAAAATGGACGGGGTTTATACAAAGCCAAATAACGAGGAAGATTACGCCTGTATGTTTAAAGATAGGGACTATCAATCTGGTGATTTTGTTAATGTGCATTTTGATTATGAGAACATCCCAAATGATTTAACAGAAATAGACAATAAGCCGATATGCGGACCAACAAAAAGTTTATCGCCAGATTACATCAACATCAAAAGCATTCGACCAGTGCCAAATAAGAGACCAACTGTTGCCTCACGTCCTGAGCGAACTTACGACGTCCCTCCTGCACATATCCGCAGTTACCTGTCTGAAA TATTAGATTAA